The genomic interval CCAAAGGGAGCGCCAGATGATGCTCGAAGGAGCGAGCCTCGGCGGCGCTTCGTCTGGCGATTTCTACTCTGATGTCTCCCACAATGTATCGATGGGTGGGGATTTCAGCATCCAGGTTCCTATtcgtattcctattcctattcaTATTCCTATTCaatttgttttcttctttgctttacTTTAATTCGTAAATAGAAATTAAGCAAGTTTTGATTTTGAAGAGCAACGGAGACTGAAAACCCAGGCGTTGTTGTCATGATTCATTTTTCGCTCATGTTTTTGGTTATCCATGTTACCAATAAAATCTCATGTATttttaaagggaaaaaaaattggTTTGGCTGATTAGTTTATTTTCATTTGGTGTTTCATTTTGGTTCCTGCACCATTTTTAAGGTTGAATCCATGTTTATGAACTTTGTGGACTGGAACTATTTTGAACTTAGCTGTTAACTGGGCATAATGGATAACAACAGTATAATTATCAGGTGGCATAAAAACGTTGCTTTCTAAAATTGTGGTAGCATTGGGGACTTATGGTTAATTGGAGTTCTCAAGATTATGTTTCATTTCAAATTAAACATTTCAGAAAGCAGAAGGTCAAATTGCATTTGCACGGAATGCTGAAATTTTAATTTCCTTCTATGAACATTGATAATGGAGATGGACACTTTGTTCCCTGTAGACATCTCTAATCTCTATAGTTTACTAACTCTGATGGGACTGGCTTGCATCCCACATGCACAATCCCTTCTTCCCTTTTCTCTATGTGGTGCTTGTATATTACATTCCTGATTATTTCTCCTGTTTTCTCCTTTTACTTTTCCTGCATAACCATTTTCAATAAGCCAGGATAACATGAAGGAAAAGCAGGAGCTTAACAGTTAGTGAGACCCACATTTTTTCAAAACCTCCTTACCTGCTCTTCCTTTTTTTCCCCTAGTCGTCTTCTTTGCCCTgttacttttcttttttgtacaaCATTAGGTTATATAAATGGAAATCTTACCAGATAAGATCTTGTGGGGTGCAGGATGAGAGATAACAAATAAACCTGAAGGCGTTTTTGTGAGTTCATCTTACAAGATTCTTAGTAATATAGCAACTAGTTATTTTAATTTCCATGTTTGGACCGTTTGGTTTTGTTTTATACTTTGTAATCTAAATTGTCAATGTAACTTAAATTAGAATCTTAGATAATGTAATCTATACGGGTTAACTTTGACTTTTAGGTGGGATGACAAATCAGATCGACACAATTACATTTTGCCTTTTCCTCAGCAGAAGTTATCTCATCTAGAATTATCATTGGCAAACTTCGATCCACCCATACTTATTAAAAGCGCTCGCCTCGTTGCGCCTAGGCGAGCCTCTTGTGCCTCGTCGCCTTAAGTGTGCGCCTTGTGAGAGGCACCAGATGCCCTCAAGGCGCTTGGTCTTAGAAAACCGATGAAGATTCAACCATACAAATCTGAAACATCCGGTGATGATAATGATATGATTGAGAAAGATGATGAAGATTTTGATGATTTAGAtatttgaagttttttttttaatttgaattatgtgtaTAACGTATTTATTTACTAGTAAATTTTAtattaacattattttttaatatattatccACTGTAGTTTTGTTAGTGAAATATTGCAATAAAATAGGTAAAAAGATAAGTATTTGGAGCCTCTTTCTGCTACTAACCTTTGCAAGACCCTTATTAATTGCCAAATGAATATTGCATAAGAAAGGTCTTCCTGGCTCTTGCAAAAAATTAGCCAATGTAATGTTACTTAGCAGTCTTTCTGGATATCTTAGACGAGTAATCTATCTGACCTTGTATAGGAATCTACCCAGAGGACTTAACCATCTATCATATTATTGTTCACAGAAATTCTTAATGTTGTGAAACTGTTTGTAGTCTGTCCATGCTAGTTCCAGTGGTATTCACATAATCACATTGAATTGGACAATATTACATTGTAAAACAGAAATAGTgatgatcataaaaatattaatttactcTTAAGATGACACAATGCTACAAGGAAATGATAATTGATTCCTTGTTTTGGTTGAAAATAGACTATTACTTTGCTACACATTAGCCAACAGAACGAACAATGGCATATTATAAAGAGGTTGCTCTTTTACCGTGTTGACATGACTTGTAAGTGATTTTGACCCTTGAGATTTTTCTGTGGCCTCATTTCCAATATATTCTAGTTATAGTGAAGATGCTTTTCATCTTTTGTAGTTGTGTAGGATTCAAGATTAATGGGTTTATATTTATTTGGATCTGATTTTAACGAGGATCGAAAGTGGTGTGGTGATGCTGCATCTGAATCCTTAACAAAAATTACATACACAGTTATCCTTCATTTCTCATCATGAATAAAAACCTGACTGAGATGGAGCACTGCTTAACATGCAGAATAAATATATGTCTGGTTGGTTGCTTTGGTGTAGTAATCCATTGACCAAAGAAGGCTCTTGCACCTGTATGCCGATGCTCAATTATATTCTTTTGTAGTATGAAGATTACAATGATGACTAGTGGTAAAAAGTATTCAAAGGGAAACGAGGTGCAACAGGTTGGTGAAGGCTAGGCACTCAGCTGCAAGATGAAGCAAGCTGACTTTTGAAATCGGTCAAGTATGAATACGTGGAGGGAGAAGGGGAGCAGAGGAGGCTAGAAATGGAACTATGTCATGAATTGTTGAACTCTAGCAAATTTATGACACTTTGTTCCTTTGCCAGGTCAAATATTTTCAATCATAATGGCTCAATCATATTTGTTAGGGCTAATAGTAGCTACAAATGACAACCTTGGATAATACTAGGGCCAAAGCTGAACTAGTCTCCATTAGTAAATCATTATTGTTCTATGAGCACCTACATTTATCCTAGGAAAGGTTTCGACTTTGCTGAggacatataaaaggtttaaagaTGAGCACGACTCGAAGAGAGGCCAGTGAAATTCTCTGGTACTGACCTTGCATTGGCAACAAAATATGTTCTATCCCACTACACTTAAACCTTTCATTCTTCTACAGCAATGATGCCTGAACCTGAGATTTACATTCCTGAATGGAAGGTCAAGGCAGAGAAGGACCATGACTTCCTGTTCAACAATTACATTTTGAATAGGATTGACACTGATTTATACAATGCATATAGTCAAATCAAAGATGACCAAGGCTTTTTGTAACTCATTTGACAATAAGTACAAATTAGAAGATGCCAACTTGAAGAAAATCATACTTGGTAAATTCCTAAAATTCAAAATGGTTAAGTCAAGCCCATGATGAGTCAGGTGCAAGGAATTCAAGTTATCTTGCATGGGATTCATGTGGAAGGGATGCAATGCAGTAAGTCATTTGCGATGGCCTCAATCATCAAGAAACTACCACCTATGTGGAAGGACATTACTAAGGAGGACAAAATCACTAATGCTTTCAGTGATATTGTATGAAACCAGTATCACATATACCTCAAGTGAGTGGTGTATAAACACTGAAGCACTTGATACGTTTGCACGGATTAGGAAGTGCTCCACATATGCTGATATAGATGCAACCTCTACATGGAGAACTCTGTGACATCTTCTATAGTCACACTTGGAAAAGTGGTACACAATTTGTGCTTCAGGAAGGAAGGCATACTGATAGGCATACTTCATCTCCCAGATATTCAAAAGAATTATATCTTAGCTGACTGTTCATCAATGAATTCTGACTAGTCTTTGATTCTGATCATATATATGCCGTACACGCATCTACATGATGCAAATGCTCTAAGAATAATAAGAGAGTGGTGAATGTGTGACTAGATGCAAAAATATAAACAATGAATGATGTATTTAGTGTTGGTAGTTCACTTCATTTTTCACTGCGGTGAATCATTTTTTGCCTCGTGTCATATCTTTGTTTTTTTGGGGTCTGATTTTGGAATCCCCTTGACAGGTTTTGCAGAAGGCTCTTGAGATTTGGGATCTTGAAGTTATCCCTCTTAACTCGCCTGTAGCAGAGCAATCTCAGTTTGTCCCGGAGCTTGAGAATGCTTTTATATGCCACTTGCATGACCATTGGTTTTGTATTCGAAAAGTCAATGGGGAATGGTACAACTTCAATAGTCTTCTCCCAGCACCTGAGCATCTTTCTCAGTTCTACTTATCAGCTTACATAGATTCCCTGAAGGATTCCGGTTGGAGTATATTTTTGGTTAAGGGTAACTTCCCAAAAGAATGCCCAATCCTACCGGACAGCTCAACTGTCTTTGGCCAATGGCTCACTCCGGAAGATGCACACATTATAGCAAAGACATTcaatcaaaagaaaatttccactGGAGGATCAACATCTCTCGAAATGGGTAGTATAGCTGACGATGAAGAGGAAGATCTCAAAGCTGCGATTCAAGCTAGCCTTGTCGATTCTACTGGTTTGCAAACAATATCAGACACAGTTGAAGATGGCCGTACAACTCCACAATCTTCTAGTATTAGCTCTAAACCTGATGCGCCAAACCTCGTTGCCAATTTGACAGATGTTCTCCCGCGAGATTCTGAGACTGGTGAACCAAACAAAGATGTTCACAATGTAACTTCAGCTCCAGAAACTGAATGATGAGATGATGGAAACGGCGGTTGAAAATGTTTTCTACATCGTGGAAGTTTATTCCCATCCCACATGTTTGACACCTTAACATAGTTATCCTTGTGGCTTCCAAATACATTCCACCATCAACTATTCTTTGTTTTGGGGAGGTTTGCTTGACATATTTTCTGTTCCTTATATTCAAGTGTTCCTAGCGATGCTTGAGATGCTTCATTCAAGTAATCCTGTTGCTTAAGCGGTGGTGTGTGATAACTTTAACAATAAGATAACTTTATGCTTTCGAAAGACACCTTGTATAGAAATAATTTCTTAatcttctaaaaaaaattattccttGATAGAATCATACAAAATGAAAGCATGAAAGATAAATACGTACTGCATTTAGTGGATTCTCAGACCATGATTCTTAACATGGTGTTCGATAGAGTAATTCGtaaagggggtgaatatcgatttaaaaatttATCGTAGAAAATCGAGTATATAGCGGAAAAATAAAAGCGAGAACAGAACAATGTTAACAcaactaattttacttggttcgaagtcttcgtcgactcctacttcatgttgagtgctttcgttggctaatccactagcagttcgaaaatgtgATTACAAAATTAAGGTACAAGAACTTTGgaaaagaaataccgacaacagtaaaagaaataaaaggcAACACGTTGTCGGAGTAGCTTTgcagtgtcgcaggagcacaacacaGTAGAGCAAGCGTTGAAAGATCTTGTTGTGAGTTGTTCTTTCctccagggctcaccctccttatataggaggttccgaGCGGCCGGAtcccttctaggcgcctggagtgtgGCGTAGCCCAACCAACCATGaaactccacgtggcgaagcgGTGCTGAGGATAGAATTTGCATTTCGGGTGCCCGGATccgttccgggtgcccggatccgttccgggtgcccggatccgttccgggtgcccggatcccttccaggcgcccggacctatgTTTTCCAGTAACctgcaagaaaacattagtccgaagcacaaatgtaaattatatatcctgcaaaataaaatgtTAACTCAGTTTATAATAaaaaagagtattaattagatttcatctCACTAAGattggaatctagtcaagatctcaacttagagttctgaaatggttctaagttggaccagcgcctaagttccctttccgggaacgcgtcctcaccgtcacttccctccagtgacttaccttaacttacttgccagacgttcggtcagcccttcgacccgtctagactttgtgccagacgtccggtcaacctttcgacccgtctggacttcgtgacagctatccggtcggcttgtcgacctagttgggcttcatgccagctatccggtcggtccgtcgacctacctgggcttcgtgccagacatatGGTCAGTcgtcgacctgtctaggcttcgtgccagctatccgatcggcccatcgacctagctggacttctcctgcacacttggtcaaagtgttagattacaatgaaactaacttaacttactttgtcattcatcaaaacttgagttagaccgttagtgttaactgcaccaataatctctccctttttgatgcaatgacaatttgggttaagttagtgaaaaatatgcaagtaaaacaagcaattataaggtttttaagttagtcttatcttatatttggtatttcattgttttaactaacttaaaccacctaaccctccccctttgacattcatcaaatacAACACAGAAAAAATAAGTGATTAAGGAAGTAAAAGAAAATGCAATAAAGAATTTGAATTAAAGTTAGATTGATTTGGGGGAgtctaaagtagaaaatatagaacattttactttaaactttagcttttagcttttttaaaaaaacaactaagttttaaaatagttaacttagaaagataactttagaaagataattttataatttttagagtaatttttaaagataaattttacaaaattaacttaattttcaaaataaactttgcaaatttaaaacactttttaaacataatttttaaaaataagttttataaaggCTAATTTTCAAATATGCCATATTTACAAAAGTGAGATTATTAAAGTCAAATTTTTAAAATCCAAATTTCAACTCAGgggataaaattaattttcaaaattaagtttgtaaaatctaattttcaaaaaccaCGTAAGATCtagtttttaaaactaagtttgtaaaatctaattttcaaatccaattttgatttaaaatatttttaaggaaatatttttcaaaaactaatttcaaaataagtatgaaaaataattaattctccccctgaacttgacataaaAAATTGTCTAACCAATTTAGTTACTTACTGTCTATCAAAGGATAGCAGCTTTCATTTGGTTAATCATGTTAAGTCAActataatcagttagtgtttgactaaactgaataacttaacctgattgatatgtgttttgtatttaacgcccagacttttatcgatgcactgaaataagaatcttaagtccagacaatctgtctatgcatctcacccctttctatgttcaataatcacaaacaaggtagtcctagtgtattggtgagatgctcaaattctagccctataggaacatgctttctaaaggATTGACTtattctaaggctaaaactgattttgaaattctaaaaatggaaaattttgaaaatataaaagtttTACCCTAGAAGTTAAAAACAaccattttttaaaacaatttaaagaatcctagtctattaaacacattcctaattttcgacgtaaattactaaactcactttcaggtaggggtttggtaaatatgttagctaaattagacttggactcaatgtatttgagttcaatatctcctttagtggcATGATCCATGATAAAGTGGTGTCTagtttcaatgtgtttagttcttgaatgatgcacagaattttttgttaagttaattgaactaatattgtcaattaatacttttacatttgtaagatttaaattaaaatctttcaaggtgtgcatcatccataatagttgtatgacacattcacctatagctataTACTCTAACACAATTATAGATAGGgcaacatagtgttgctttctactaaactagctgacaagtgatggacctagtagttgacatccaccacttgtgcgtttgcggtctaatttacatccagcataatctgagtcagaatagcctattaattcaaaattgttagttctaggataccaaattcctatatTTGAAGTTcttttaaggtatctaaagattcttttgacttgagttaaataagattctttagcacaagtttggtatctagcacacatactaaccgcaaataaaatatcgggttgacttgcagttaagtacagtagactacctatgacactcctatagtattttaagtcaactagTTTTTCATTGGGGGCATCATCTAGAATTGTGTTAActgtcataggtgtttttatttctttagtgttttccatcccaaattttttaagtaattctttggtgtatttttgttgataaatgtaatttccctcatttgtttgtttgatttataatcttaaaaagtaagttaatttccCTACTAGATTAATTTCAAactcttgttccattagattagtaaattcttctaaaaattctgagttagttgaaccaaaaattatatcactacataaatttgggctatgaagatatcctcttttattaatttaacgaatagggttgggtcaatttgaccttggttgaaccctttggatattaggtaagaggttaacctttcataccataccctggtgcttgcttaagtccgtataaagTCTTTTTTAGCTTAAAAACATAGTCGGGGTATTCTAGACTTTCAAATCCAagtggttgtcctacatagacttcttcttttattagtccatttagaaaggcggatttgacatccatttgatatagtctgaaccctttatgggttgcataactgaataacattttaatagactctaatctagctactagggcataagtttcatcataggcaagtccctctacttgactaaaccctttagcaactagcctaACTTTGTTTCTAGTAATTTTCCCAGTTTCGCTTAACTTATTTCTAAAcactcattttgtttctattattttttttatttttgggcagtggcactaaatcccaaacttcat from Zingiber officinale cultivar Zhangliang chromosome 6B, Zo_v1.1, whole genome shotgun sequence carries:
- the LOC121992138 gene encoding ataxin-3 homolog, whose product is MAGLSNGGLLYHEIQESKLCAVHCVNTVLQGPFFSELDLAALASDLDQRERQMMLEGASLGGASSGDFYSDVSHNVSMGGDFSIQVLQKALEIWDLEVIPLNSPVAEQSQFVPELENAFICHLHDHWFCIRKVNGEWYNFNSLLPAPEHLSQFYLSAYIDSLKDSGWSIFLVKGNFPKECPILPDSSTVFGQWLTPEDAHIIAKTFNQKKISTGGSTSLEMGSIADDEEEDLKAAIQASLVDSTGLQTISDTVEDGRTTPQSSSISSKPDAPNLVANLTDVLPRDSETGEPNKDVHNVTSAPETE